From Candidatus Electrothrix rattekaaiensis, one genomic window encodes:
- a CDS encoding phosphate/phosphite/phosphonate ABC transporter substrate-binding protein, producing MKKIAQYIFLLAAVFILQACKTDKGGEPVAVSENKEKPAAVSAVSIDNDKPILRFGFMICDSRKLSEERFAPFAAYLEKKLGRRVEMILKNTFEFESLIKNNEVDFFHVNSIVAVLLKEKYKADLLAIDIRGKDGYKATGTIIARKDSGIKTIEDMRGKSMVFGPALAPFGYMAQYALMLDNNFDPETDFSSYTIPSGSAKHDKVIYGVEYGKYDVGAAPRIDLDRMVEENIINLDDYNIIAESDPMPYCTIGARADIDPALKEQVKDIALNLKDDEVATVDGETLKVLKRMLIDGFAPVVDSEYDAIREDLKLCNMPPYTKY from the coding sequence ATGAAAAAAATTGCTCAATATATTTTTCTTCTTGCTGCCGTGTTCATTCTTCAGGCATGCAAGACTGACAAGGGGGGCGAGCCCGTCGCTGTTTCGGAAAACAAGGAGAAACCTGCCGCCGTTTCCGCCGTTTCAATAGATAACGACAAACCGATTCTTCGTTTCGGCTTTATGATCTGCGACAGTCGGAAACTGTCCGAGGAACGCTTTGCTCCTTTTGCCGCCTATCTTGAGAAAAAGCTGGGCCGCAGGGTGGAGATGATTCTCAAAAACACCTTTGAGTTCGAGAGCCTGATAAAAAATAACGAAGTTGATTTTTTCCACGTCAACTCCATTGTGGCGGTTCTGCTGAAAGAAAAATACAAGGCCGACCTGCTGGCCATTGATATTCGCGGGAAAGACGGATACAAGGCCACCGGCACGATCATTGCCCGCAAGGACAGCGGGATCAAGACCATCGAAGATATGCGCGGTAAATCCATGGTCTTCGGCCCGGCCTTGGCACCTTTCGGGTATATGGCCCAGTATGCTCTGATGCTGGATAATAACTTTGATCCGGAAACAGATTTTTCCTCCTACACCATTCCTTCCGGCTCTGCCAAACATGACAAGGTGATTTACGGGGTGGAATACGGAAAATATGATGTCGGTGCTGCTCCTCGTATCGACTTGGATCGAATGGTGGAAGAGAACATTATTAACCTGGATGATTACAATATCATTGCCGAGAGTGATCCCATGCCGTACTGCACTATCGGAGCGCGGGCTGATATTGATCCGGCTCTGAAGGAGCAGGTCAAAGACATTGCCCTGAACCTGAAGGATGATGAAGTCGCAACAGTGGACGGAGAAACGCTCAAGGTTCTCAAGCGGATGCTTATCGACGGTTTTGCTCCAGTTGTTGACAGCGAGTACGATGCAATTCGGGAAGACCTCAAGCTTTGCAATATGCCTCCGTACACCAAGTACTAA
- a CDS encoding right-handed parallel beta-helix repeat-containing protein produces the protein MMNNKIFLSLFAGVAAVLLTLQPGFAKELVVNKGVIDKDTIWSGDVLVKGDVEVAKGATLLIMPGTTVRFAKIEAFGPEKMYTDKDNHFSRAEIFVLGKLYAQGSKKSKITFTSAEKSPAPGDWGAINFNGTVDNLLEYCEFMYAQTAVHCHSSQIAVLHNTFKYNGTAIGSKNLPDVPVRCSMPVLYNLITENGGGIIIGGGTASPVAHNEISNNEFFGIYVKKGGRAAVRFNNINKNGKGVIFYATKEALLRDNNIADNENYNISMLEGQSGDITARNNWWGSTDEKKILEKVMDKAREESLGKADLTDFYTSPVPGTGIL, from the coding sequence ATGATGAATAACAAGATATTTCTGTCGCTGTTTGCAGGTGTTGCAGCAGTGCTTCTGACCCTGCAGCCTGGATTTGCAAAAGAACTGGTCGTCAATAAAGGGGTTATTGATAAGGATACAATCTGGTCCGGGGATGTTCTGGTGAAAGGAGATGTGGAGGTTGCCAAGGGAGCGACTCTTCTGATCATGCCGGGCACTACAGTTCGTTTCGCCAAAATCGAGGCCTTTGGGCCGGAAAAGATGTACACGGATAAAGATAACCATTTCTCCCGTGCAGAGATCTTTGTTCTCGGAAAACTGTATGCCCAGGGAAGTAAAAAAAGCAAAATAACTTTTACCAGTGCGGAGAAATCCCCTGCTCCCGGAGACTGGGGCGCGATCAATTTCAACGGCACAGTGGACAACCTGCTTGAATACTGTGAGTTCATGTATGCTCAGACCGCTGTTCACTGCCACTCTTCACAGATTGCTGTGCTGCACAATACCTTTAAGTATAACGGAACCGCTATCGGCAGCAAGAATCTGCCCGATGTGCCTGTTCGATGCTCTATGCCGGTTCTTTATAACCTGATAACGGAGAACGGCGGCGGGATTATCATCGGCGGCGGAACGGCCTCCCCTGTTGCTCATAATGAAATCAGCAATAATGAGTTTTTCGGCATTTATGTAAAAAAAGGCGGGCGAGCCGCTGTTCGTTTTAATAATATCAACAAAAACGGCAAGGGCGTAATTTTTTACGCCACGAAAGAGGCTCTTTTGCGGGACAATAATATTGCCGACAACGAGAATTATAACATCTCCATGCTGGAAGGCCAGAGCGGAGATATCACCGCCCGCAACAACTGGTGGGGTTCTACTGATGAGAAAAAAATCCTGGAAAAGGTTATGGACAAGGCCCGTGAAGAAAGTCTCGGCAAGGCTGACCTGACGGATTTTTATACCTCTCCTGTTCCCGGAACAGGTATTCTTTAG
- a CDS encoding tetratricopeptide repeat protein: protein MNIRDKLFGNLLDSFTTVSLALLIIITAVMLVRHGTAAQQDEGAGVNRKELAEEIYRKRLEQDKKIYKEVKRLLGMRQYSAAQEVLQKVQKEHPDNPRSFIYQAGLYYNTGKIVEAISSYRRAVESEPDFIDNQTPLFIGKSIMEHLTAAKEQLLKEKKIRPEDKEIQKALDELLYLQRRAAGGCE from the coding sequence ATGAATATACGAGACAAACTCTTCGGTAACCTTCTGGACAGTTTCACCACTGTCTCGCTGGCCCTGCTGATCATTATCACGGCAGTGATGCTAGTCCGGCATGGGACAGCAGCACAACAGGACGAGGGAGCTGGCGTCAACAGGAAAGAGCTGGCCGAGGAAATATACCGAAAACGGCTGGAGCAGGATAAAAAAATCTACAAAGAGGTTAAACGACTCTTAGGGATGAGACAATATTCTGCTGCGCAGGAGGTTCTGCAAAAAGTACAAAAAGAACATCCTGATAATCCAAGATCTTTCATCTATCAGGCCGGGCTGTACTATAATACCGGAAAAATAGTTGAGGCGATTTCCAGCTATCGCCGGGCTGTGGAGAGCGAGCCTGATTTTATTGACAATCAAACCCCTCTTTTTATCGGAAAATCAATAATGGAGCATCTGACAGCAGCAAAAGAACAACTTTTGAAAGAAAAAAAAATACGGCCCGAGGATAAAGAAATACAAAAGGCTCTTGATGAGCTTCTTTATTTACAACGAAGAGCAGCAGGTGGGTGTGAATAA
- the yedE gene encoding YedE family putative selenium transporter has protein sequence MIRLKLPDISIITGVVLGAGAVLLTLVGNPVNSGICISCFLENLAGALQLQDSLRMSYIRPELVGFLLGAFFMAKQSRRFRVTGGSSPLIRFLLGFFMIVGCGVFIGCPIKMILRLGAGDLTAVAALLGLLFGIWLGGKYIRAGSVLDRAQNLPTINGYILPGIGFLLLIFLFLKPAFIRQGFSGPAAQHAPLWISLAVGLLIGGLAQRSGLCITGGIRNFFLFREKTLFSGVIAIFVSALMVSLVSGQFNLGMEAQPGAHHSHLWSFLAMVLVGLAAVIVDGCPFRQVIKAGEGDVDAGLTCFGMVTGAALVITWQLRSTSAGPVFNGKIATLLGLIFCLTIILSYRKARLKR, from the coding sequence GTGATTCGCTTAAAATTACCAGATATTTCAATTATAACAGGTGTCGTGCTCGGAGCCGGTGCTGTTCTGCTGACGCTTGTCGGCAATCCTGTGAACTCGGGCATCTGTATTTCATGTTTTTTGGAAAACCTTGCCGGGGCACTCCAGCTTCAAGACAGTCTCCGTATGAGCTATATCCGGCCGGAGTTGGTCGGTTTTCTCCTGGGTGCTTTTTTTATGGCCAAGCAGAGCCGTCGCTTTCGGGTGACCGGCGGCTCGTCTCCACTCATCCGTTTTCTGCTCGGATTTTTCATGATTGTGGGCTGCGGTGTTTTTATCGGCTGCCCGATCAAGATGATCCTACGTTTGGGAGCCGGAGACCTGACCGCTGTTGCTGCTCTGCTCGGCCTGCTCTTCGGGATATGGCTGGGTGGAAAATACATCAGGGCCGGTTCTGTGCTTGATCGTGCTCAGAATCTGCCGACTATCAACGGGTATATCCTGCCCGGTATCGGCTTTCTGCTGCTGATCTTTCTCTTTCTGAAGCCAGCATTTATTCGCCAAGGCTTTTCAGGACCGGCTGCCCAGCATGCGCCGTTGTGGATATCTCTGGCTGTCGGCCTGCTAATAGGCGGACTGGCCCAGCGCTCCGGGCTTTGCATCACCGGTGGAATCCGTAACTTTTTCCTCTTTCGGGAAAAAACGCTGTTCAGTGGCGTGATTGCCATCTTTGTCTCTGCCTTGATGGTTTCCTTGGTTAGCGGTCAGTTCAATCTCGGCATGGAGGCTCAGCCCGGTGCCCATCACAGCCATCTCTGGAGCTTTCTGGCTATGGTATTGGTCGGCCTTGCTGCGGTTATTGTTGATGGTTGCCCTTTCAGGCAGGTTATTAAAGCTGGGGAAGGAGATGTTGATGCGGGGCTTACCTGTTTCGGGATGGTGACCGGGGCTGCTCTGGTTATTACTTGGCAACTGCGCAGTACTTCAGCCGGACCGGTGTTTAACGGTAAGATTGCCACCCTGCTCGGTCTGATTTTCTGCCTGACAATTATTCTCAGCTACCGCAAGGCCCGTCTGAAACGATAA
- a CDS encoding outer membrane beta-barrel protein, with product MKRRIIYTGILALLVGMAGQAQASRLGIHGAYSTGGNVEEPEIGFGGQLEFPINPILSVELAVTKFSDEIEGADYTIDQDLTSIGLSAVFRGPLGPQLDGYMLFGADYNTIDTDISFKNPTVSSAMNSNMELDDEVGFHIGAGLNLAISYNMELFTEYRYTFLETDNETAQPGSEEEYQYDFGLAKLGLNFLF from the coding sequence ATGAAACGACGGATTATATACACCGGGATACTCGCCCTGCTTGTCGGCATGGCAGGTCAGGCACAAGCTTCTCGGCTCGGTATACACGGAGCCTATTCAACCGGGGGTAATGTTGAAGAACCTGAAATAGGATTCGGCGGGCAGTTGGAGTTCCCTATCAACCCGATACTTTCCGTTGAACTCGCAGTGACAAAATTCAGTGATGAAATAGAAGGTGCCGATTACACCATTGACCAGGATCTGACCTCAATCGGCCTTTCTGCTGTCTTCAGAGGACCGTTAGGACCACAACTGGATGGCTACATGCTTTTCGGAGCGGACTACAACACCATTGATACGGATATCAGCTTTAAAAACCCGACCGTTTCCAGTGCGATGAATTCTAATATGGAGCTGGACGACGAGGTTGGGTTCCACATCGGTGCGGGCTTGAACCTTGCGATTTCCTACAACATGGAGCTTTTTACTGAATATCGCTATACCTTTTTGGAAACAGACAACGAAACAGCACAGCCCGGTTCAGAAGAAGAATATCAATACGATTTTGGGTTGGCTAAATTGGGTCTCAATTTCCTTTTTTAA
- a CDS encoding BsuPI-related putative proteinase inhibitor, with product MSEFHGFIFSKLHLIGSKSEGPNYFLQQFDYSELPLAKQAQLWAEDPVLQKALGTKVTVSGKIAGGKLRYDNITPYVHGQAEEIKEQRLKVDLEPEAEEIWVNMMPSSPSPKPFDLTLEVEWPYRSIWKGICPTSQIYDFFVEFDGECIWQWSSGKSFLQALTPVAIPGGSPHSFTETWIIRPDIIQSEGIYTVRGLFIASGQEVRKQVEIKFAH from the coding sequence ATGAGCGAATTTCACGGATTTATTTTTTCCAAGCTCCATTTGATCGGCAGTAAATCTGAAGGACCGAATTATTTTCTGCAGCAGTTCGATTACAGCGAGTTACCTCTTGCCAAGCAGGCCCAACTCTGGGCAGAAGATCCGGTTCTCCAGAAGGCACTGGGAACCAAAGTCACGGTCAGCGGAAAGATAGCAGGAGGAAAGTTGCGTTACGACAACATCACGCCCTATGTTCATGGCCAAGCAGAGGAGATAAAGGAGCAACGGCTTAAAGTTGATCTGGAACCTGAAGCAGAGGAAATCTGGGTGAACATGATGCCGTCGTCTCCGTCCCCCAAACCATTTGATCTCACTCTTGAAGTTGAATGGCCCTATAGAAGTATATGGAAGGGAATCTGCCCCACTTCTCAGATCTACGACTTCTTTGTGGAATTCGACGGTGAGTGCATATGGCAATGGAGCAGCGGCAAGTCTTTCCTCCAGGCATTGACCCCGGTTGCCATCCCCGGAGGTAGCCCGCATTCCTTCACTGAAACATGGATCATCCGACCGGATATTATTCAGTCCGAAGGGATATATACCGTTCGTGGCCTGTTCATTGCATCAGGTCAGGAGGTCAGGAAGCAGGTTGAAATAAAATTTGCTCATTAA
- a CDS encoding SDR family oxidoreductase: MKIQRKNALVLGASRGLGRSIARKLASEGMRLFLPWFDWPNSCREMEAEFSKMGAGHITLEVDLRNPVAIGEMVDRLEVEFGVLHVLVNNVERGGMPVVHGSYSRPVNAEQWQLEVETTLHAKWFVFNQCLPLLRQAEQAAVVNISSVAAVTGRSGPAGLLFNDGYAAANRGITSLTETWARLGAPTIRVNELMLGLVDQRHGLGTRGWEVLSEAERGQLLEHTLLGRTGTPDEVARAVLFLIRDADFMTGSCLRMDGGFVLGSERVPDMPNGVL, translated from the coding sequence ATGAAAATACAAAGAAAAAATGCATTGGTTCTTGGAGCCAGCAGAGGGCTAGGGAGATCAATTGCCCGAAAATTGGCTTCCGAAGGAATGCGTCTCTTTCTTCCTTGGTTTGACTGGCCGAATTCCTGCCGGGAAATGGAAGCTGAGTTTTCCAAGATGGGGGCCGGGCATATCACCTTGGAGGTTGATCTGCGTAATCCGGTCGCTATAGGAGAAATGGTCGATCGTTTGGAAGTTGAATTCGGTGTACTCCATGTACTTGTTAATAATGTTGAGCGAGGCGGAATGCCGGTTGTTCATGGCAGCTACAGTCGTCCAGTGAATGCGGAGCAGTGGCAGCTGGAAGTGGAAACGACCCTTCATGCCAAGTGGTTTGTTTTTAATCAATGTCTCCCCTTGCTCCGTCAAGCTGAGCAGGCGGCTGTTGTAAATATTTCTTCTGTAGCAGCTGTTACAGGACGCTCAGGACCGGCAGGTCTACTCTTTAATGACGGCTATGCAGCTGCCAACCGGGGAATCACGTCTTTAACTGAGACCTGGGCTAGGTTGGGAGCCCCGACTATTCGGGTGAACGAATTAATGCTGGGCCTGGTGGACCAACGGCACGGCCTTGGGACACGTGGCTGGGAAGTACTCAGCGAGGCAGAAAGGGGCCAGCTCCTGGAGCATACGCTCTTAGGGCGAACCGGCACACCCGATGAAGTTGCCCGCGCTGTTCTTTTTCTCATCCGGGATGCTGATTTTATGACCGGATCCTGTCTCAGAATGGATGGTGGTTTTGTACTGGGCAGCGAGCGGGTGCCAGATATGCCGAATGGGGTGCTGTAG
- the secB gene encoding protein-export chaperone SecB, which yields MTEEKVEQPNIPVFRMQKLYIKDLSFENPNAPQIFLPQAQEPKVDFNLQLGNKKIDDDHYEMTISITAKVLDHKTDDTVMFVIELEHAAIFLLKNIPEEHIQRVLAVDCPLMLFPFTRQIASQLSVDGGFMPFLMEPINFVALYEKAQQQKKDS from the coding sequence ATGACTGAAGAAAAGGTAGAACAGCCGAATATTCCTGTTTTTCGCATGCAAAAACTTTACATCAAAGATCTCTCATTTGAGAATCCCAATGCCCCACAAATATTTCTTCCGCAGGCCCAAGAGCCTAAAGTAGATTTCAACCTCCAGCTTGGTAACAAAAAAATTGATGATGATCATTATGAAATGACCATCTCCATTACCGCCAAGGTACTTGATCACAAAACTGACGATACTGTAATGTTTGTGATCGAACTTGAGCATGCGGCTATCTTTCTGCTCAAGAACATCCCGGAGGAGCATATTCAGCGTGTTCTGGCCGTTGATTGCCCCCTGATGCTTTTCCCCTTTACCCGCCAGATTGCCTCCCAGCTTTCCGTTGATGGAGGTTTTATGCCCTTCCTTATGGAACCCATTAATTTTGTGGCACTGTACGAAAAGGCCCAGCAGCAAAAGAAGGATTCATAA
- a CDS encoding pilus assembly protein PilP, with protein MKLIVKKHLVAVLMLFVVAVLLNGGVIWAVEDDIISEDTQARGKQELREVDKFQYKIEGRSDPFLPFLSKDSGRDEIDDTPIENEKGKPLTGMQLFEPGQLRLVALLKIGNRNVAMVEDVAGKGYRLDENMLIGRHGTINRITDERIEITESYTTKTGRVVTKEIIMRLKKEGDK; from the coding sequence ATGAAGCTTATTGTAAAAAAACATCTGGTTGCTGTATTAATGCTATTCGTAGTGGCAGTATTACTGAATGGCGGCGTGATTTGGGCGGTTGAAGATGATATTATCAGTGAAGATACGCAAGCAAGAGGAAAGCAAGAATTACGGGAGGTCGATAAATTTCAATACAAGATTGAAGGAAGGTCTGACCCTTTTCTTCCTTTCCTTTCTAAAGATAGCGGTAGAGACGAGATAGACGATACGCCAATAGAAAACGAGAAAGGAAAACCATTAACAGGCATGCAACTGTTTGAACCGGGGCAACTGAGGCTGGTTGCCCTATTGAAAATTGGGAACAGGAATGTAGCTATGGTTGAAGATGTTGCAGGAAAAGGCTATCGCTTGGATGAAAATATGCTTATCGGTAGACATGGTACTATTAATCGAATCACAGATGAGCGAATTGAAATAACAGAAAGTTATACAACGAAGACTGGTAGGGTCGTTACAAAGGAAATCATAATGCGTCTGAAAAAAGAGGGAGATAAATAA
- a CDS encoding type 4a pilus biogenesis protein PilO, producing MASESTKSKFDVFVEEKYVPLDQKIKIVAVIVVVAALLVGFYLLVLAPNLEEIKKLESQKVSLQADVDKAEKAAKNLDQHKAELAEAEKRFEEISIVLPKTKEIPALLTSISDHGTSAGLDFNTFTPGNETPKDFYAEIPISIQVSGPYHNVGYFLDQVSKLERIVTVKDIKMGSPKQVEGEMLLSSSCNLLTYRFTNQQVSAPAK from the coding sequence ATGGCCTCCGAAAGCACAAAGTCAAAGTTTGATGTTTTTGTCGAAGAAAAGTATGTTCCTCTTGATCAAAAGATTAAGATAGTTGCTGTTATTGTTGTGGTGGCAGCTCTGCTTGTCGGTTTTTATCTTCTTGTTTTAGCACCAAATTTAGAAGAGATTAAAAAATTAGAGTCTCAAAAAGTTTCCTTACAGGCAGATGTTGATAAGGCAGAAAAAGCTGCAAAGAATTTAGATCAGCATAAGGCCGAACTGGCAGAGGCAGAAAAACGATTTGAGGAGATTTCCATTGTTCTACCTAAGACGAAGGAAATTCCAGCACTACTGACGAGTATTTCTGATCACGGGACAAGTGCGGGCCTTGATTTTAACACGTTTACTCCGGGTAATGAAACGCCTAAAGACTTCTACGCAGAGATACCCATTAGTATCCAAGTCAGCGGTCCTTATCATAATGTCGGTTATTTTCTTGATCAAGTAAGCAAGCTTGAACGGATTGTAACCGTGAAAGATATCAAAATGGGATCTCCTAAACAAGTAGAGGGAGAGATGCTGCTCAGCTCCTCCTGCAATTTACTGACCTATCGTTTTACTAACCAGCAAGTCAGTGCCCCGGCGAAATGA
- a CDS encoding PilN domain-containing protein: protein MKQKARAVRQLAVSGAAIIATLTILLLGTGFLSVKVSGLEKSIDDLTARKKELQKTLDLIVKLEKQKQLVEQQIGIVHELEKKSQLTVRILDEIARITPHERMWLTTFAQNASSLQLSGMALDNRTIADYLEELKTSDYLTDVTLKRSALSKYGGRNLKRFSLSCSVTLPGTDDEASKETGEKK from the coding sequence ATGAAACAGAAGGCGCGGGCGGTAAGGCAACTTGCCGTGAGCGGAGCTGCTATAATTGCAACTCTTACCATTTTATTGTTAGGGACCGGTTTCTTATCCGTCAAAGTCAGTGGGTTGGAAAAAAGTATTGATGATCTAACAGCGCGAAAGAAAGAGCTGCAAAAGACGCTCGACTTGATCGTTAAGCTGGAAAAGCAGAAGCAGCTTGTAGAGCAACAGATAGGCATTGTTCATGAACTGGAAAAAAAATCTCAACTTACAGTGCGTATTTTAGATGAGATTGCCCGGATAACACCACATGAACGTATGTGGTTGACCACTTTCGCTCAGAATGCCAGCAGCTTGCAATTGAGCGGGATGGCTCTGGATAACCGGACGATTGCCGACTATCTTGAAGAGTTAAAAACGTCTGATTATCTCACAGATGTGACATTGAAACGTTCTGCCTTGAGCAAGTATGGAGGAAGAAATTTGAAAAGATTTTCTCTATCCTGTTCTGTCACTCTCCCTGGAACGGATGATGAGGCTTCAAAAGAAACAGGCGAGAAGAAATAA
- the pilM gene encoding type IV pilus assembly protein PilM, translated as MAKKEKFVVGIDIGSHAVKICQVQKTGKDGYQLIALGTAAISPGAVEDGVLQDAEDVGNAIAELCKNLKIKNKERVGLSISGYSVIVKKINIEMESEEELAERLNEEAEQYIPFDINEVYLDFQVLKAGEDEFDRSEVMLVAAKKEVIDGYRSMLEAQKLVPALVDVDGFALENIWTTVSGGDKNVCLIDIGASKLNINIIAGGASVLARDVVMGSDDLSREIANTLDLDYEEAEQIKIGRVEAQEEHKEELHEIFTQICTRWVLEVKKAIDLYSNNNPKKPLSALVLSGGGSKVRGLKSYLASETGLEVIVFNPFEGMKVNEKKIDLEYLEAVAPEMSIAAGLAIRPAEF; from the coding sequence ATGGCAAAAAAAGAGAAATTTGTCGTTGGGATTGATATTGGCTCCCATGCGGTAAAAATTTGTCAGGTTCAAAAAACTGGCAAGGACGGTTATCAACTTATCGCCCTCGGTACTGCTGCGATCTCGCCCGGTGCTGTTGAGGATGGCGTTTTGCAGGATGCAGAGGATGTTGGGAATGCCATTGCAGAATTATGTAAGAATCTCAAAATAAAAAATAAAGAGCGTGTCGGGCTGTCAATCTCCGGCTATTCTGTTATTGTTAAGAAGATTAATATTGAAATGGAGAGTGAGGAAGAACTTGCAGAACGCCTCAATGAAGAGGCTGAGCAATACATTCCCTTCGATATTAATGAGGTATATTTAGATTTCCAGGTGCTCAAGGCCGGGGAAGATGAATTTGATCGTAGTGAAGTTATGTTGGTGGCAGCCAAAAAAGAGGTGATTGACGGTTATCGTTCAATGTTAGAAGCGCAAAAACTTGTGCCCGCATTGGTCGATGTTGATGGTTTTGCCTTGGAAAATATTTGGACAACGGTATCGGGTGGTGATAAAAATGTTTGCCTGATTGATATCGGAGCGTCTAAATTGAATATCAATATTATTGCAGGTGGTGCCTCCGTCCTTGCCCGAGATGTGGTCATGGGCAGTGACGATTTGAGCCGAGAAATTGCCAATACTCTTGACCTTGATTATGAAGAGGCTGAGCAGATTAAAATAGGCAGGGTTGAGGCTCAAGAGGAACATAAGGAGGAGTTGCATGAGATTTTTACTCAGATTTGTACTAGGTGGGTGTTGGAAGTAAAAAAGGCTATTGACCTTTATAGCAATAATAATCCCAAAAAGCCGCTTTCTGCTCTTGTTCTTAGCGGCGGTGGCTCCAAGGTTCGCGGCTTGAAAAGTTATCTTGCCAGTGAAACCGGTCTTGAAGTTATTGTTTTTAATCCTTTTGAAGGGATGAAAGTTAATGAAAAAAAGATCGATTTGGAATACCTTGAAGCTGTTGCTCCTGAAATGTCTATAGCGGCTGGATTGGCAATTCGGCCAGCAGAATTTTAA
- the lepB gene encoding signal peptidase I: MKNNQAGKQKSAAREYTEAIVIALILAFFIRTFIVQAFKIPSGSMLQTLFIGDHILVSKFIYGIKNPFSGSVLIPIKSPKRGDIVVFKYPKDPKLDYIKRVVATAGDTVEIKDKKVFINGASPKHRYGEFRDPHFLPPSEGPRDNLGPITVPDGHIFVMGDNRDNSYDSRFWGFVNLDAVRGKAFIIYWSWDVKKPLLSWERFSSVRWSRIGNILH, encoded by the coding sequence ATGAAAAATAATCAAGCCGGGAAACAGAAGTCAGCTGCTCGCGAATATACTGAAGCCATAGTGATAGCCCTTATCCTTGCGTTCTTTATACGAACTTTTATAGTTCAAGCCTTTAAAATTCCGTCGGGTTCGATGTTACAGACTTTATTCATTGGCGATCACATTTTAGTGAGTAAATTTATTTACGGGATTAAAAATCCTTTTTCCGGCTCAGTGCTGATCCCGATAAAATCGCCCAAACGAGGTGATATTGTTGTCTTTAAATACCCTAAAGATCCAAAGCTAGATTACATCAAACGAGTCGTCGCCACTGCTGGTGACACTGTAGAAATAAAGGATAAAAAAGTTTTTATTAACGGTGCATCGCCGAAACATCGCTACGGAGAATTCAGAGACCCGCACTTCCTTCCGCCGTCTGAAGGACCGCGTGATAATCTCGGTCCGATCACTGTGCCGGACGGGCATATTTTCGTTATGGGAGACAACCGAGATAACTCCTATGACAGCAGATTCTGGGGTTTTGTGAACCTTGATGCCGTTCGCGGCAAGGCTTTTATCATTTACTGGTCATGGGATGTCAAAAAGCCTCTCCTTTCTTGGGAGCGCTTCTCCTCTGTCCGCTGGAGCAGGATCGGCAACATTCTCCATTGA
- a CDS encoding aspartate carbamoyltransferase catalytic subunit, translating into MTTGYFFSHRHILDIEHLSADDIDYILTTAESFKEISARSIKKVPTLRGNTIINLFFEPSTRTRLSFEIAAKRMSADTFNISASTSSATKGETLIDTARNISAMNPDIIILRHSFSGAPHLLSQYVDAAVINAGDGTHEHPSQGLLDMMTVREHKKRLNDLKIAIIGDILHSRVAHSDILGFLRMGSEVFVYGPGTLIPPGLKELGVTVCSTMKEAVEDADVLMTLRIQKERQNDPLLPSFREYATEYGVTAKVASWARPDALIMHPGPINRGIELMPDVADGPQSVILDQVTNGVAVRMALLYLVTGNGNK; encoded by the coding sequence ATGACTACCGGCTATTTTTTTTCACATCGACATATCCTTGACATCGAACACCTGTCAGCCGATGATATTGATTATATTCTGACCACCGCAGAATCCTTCAAAGAGATCTCAGCTCGTTCCATAAAAAAGGTGCCTACCCTCAGAGGCAACACCATCATCAATCTTTTTTTTGAGCCTTCCACCCGCACCCGCCTTTCTTTTGAGATAGCTGCCAAGCGAATGAGCGCGGACACCTTTAATATTTCCGCCTCAACCAGCTCCGCGACCAAGGGTGAAACCCTTATCGACACGGCCCGTAATATTTCGGCCATGAATCCTGATATTATTATACTTCGCCATTCCTTTTCCGGCGCACCCCATCTGCTCAGTCAATACGTCGATGCAGCGGTTATCAATGCGGGCGACGGCACCCATGAGCACCCCTCACAAGGCCTACTGGACATGATGACGGTACGTGAGCACAAGAAACGGCTGAACGACTTAAAAATCGCCATCATCGGCGATATCCTCCACAGCCGGGTGGCTCACTCCGATATCCTCGGCTTTCTCCGGATGGGATCAGAGGTCTTTGTGTACGGCCCCGGCACCTTAATCCCGCCGGGCCTGAAAGAACTCGGGGTCACGGTTTGCTCAACGATGAAAGAGGCTGTAGAGGATGCGGATGTCCTGATGACCCTGCGCATCCAAAAGGAACGACAGAATGACCCCCTACTCCCTTCCTTCCGCGAATATGCGACTGAATACGGCGTCACAGCCAAGGTTGCCTCCTGGGCGCGGCCTGACGCCCTGATCATGCACCCCGGTCCGATCAACCGGGGCATTGAACTGATGCCGGATGTAGCGGACGGCCCGCAGTCGGTCATTCTTGATCAGGTGACCAACGGTGTTGCGGTTCGCATGGCCTTATTGTACTTGGTCACGGGAAACGGAAACAAATAA